A DNA window from Bradyrhizobium sp. CCBAU 53421 contains the following coding sequences:
- a CDS encoding DEAD/DEAH box helicase codes for MLALHLLEQWKTSGRDGIVFLADNENRAERLGSVLHSLDPSLEVLVFPRLNTLPFDGLEPSREIAGRRSSVLRRLAKSRKPVFLVSTAEAIMERLPLPASWGRFSISLKVGARYSEQDLKDRLEALGYDLDEEADYPGSVLFHGMTFEVFPAGALGPFRIEHSNGVIRRIAGVDPNEHDVVFDTQELLIDPMSEQIALGGKRAQRAALPDYCQRARWIADAGVAGHADSWLSTIKEAAGRREADREYLGPGDWKRLNKSMSALPRKAAFIPTPDFSKVASSRKALRAFVADTERAGSRLVFVAAVEDDLRAIERMSGIKAERVADWDEAAKGRGGEAALLADFDTGFIGSGRKPLVVVTATDVLGSRAHHPQPMARAWSAAFDHPDVPERGAVVVHLQRGLAVLDGLQTLDMGKGSSREMVRLAFAGDDAVLAPPADLALIWPYAAERGKLTLDRADGSTWWARRTKAEQEIQLAAKALAKHIAQRRRRRAPRLVAPGPAYERFVARFPYFTTVDQAKAIRDVLDDLASGHPMDRVVCGDVGFGKTEVALRAAAAVALSGKQVAVVVPTTVLARQHVATFRKRFAPFGIEVGSLSRATSAAEMKRTKEALRSGKMKVVVGTQAIASKDVKFAKLSLVIVDEEQHFGAAEKAKLSGLAKGVHTLWMSATPIPRTLAAGLAGFRELSVIATPPVHRLPVVTKIAPLSDAAIAAALLREQRRHGQSFLICPRIQDLDPLLARVQTVAPELRIVCLHGKLPADELDDRMMSFVEGGADVLLATNIVESGLDIPRANTIVVCWPEKFGLAQLHQLRGRVGRGGTRAFAYMLTESSSEQSGKRLAVLEEFSRPGAGFAISERDLDLRGAGDLLSERQSGHVQVFGPVLYSHLLKQASEKTNDRAADLWVPDLNLPLADLLPRSYVQSESMRLEIYGRVARCRSEDDLEDLEEETSRRFGRLPSAAQDFFAAARLRIDCKRRGIVRLDVGPEAVAATFLPGRLPKSRARSLQRDGDRVFYSDNTDEPPFERINDLLDILDE; via the coding sequence ATGCTGGCGCTGCATCTTCTCGAGCAATGGAAGACGTCCGGGCGTGACGGCATCGTCTTCCTTGCGGACAACGAGAACCGGGCTGAGCGCCTCGGCAGCGTGCTGCATTCGCTAGACCCTTCGCTCGAGGTGCTGGTGTTTCCGCGGCTGAACACCTTGCCGTTCGACGGGCTGGAGCCGTCGCGCGAGATCGCCGGCAGGCGGAGTTCGGTGCTGCGGCGTCTTGCCAAGAGCAGGAAGCCCGTCTTCCTGGTGTCGACGGCCGAGGCGATCATGGAACGGTTGCCGTTGCCCGCCAGCTGGGGGCGCTTCAGCATCAGCCTGAAGGTCGGTGCGCGCTATTCCGAGCAGGATCTCAAGGATCGCCTGGAAGCGCTCGGATACGATCTCGACGAAGAGGCGGATTATCCCGGAAGCGTCCTGTTCCACGGCATGACGTTCGAAGTGTTTCCTGCCGGTGCCCTCGGGCCGTTCAGGATCGAGCATTCCAATGGAGTGATCCGCAGGATCGCCGGCGTCGATCCCAACGAGCACGACGTCGTCTTCGACACCCAGGAATTGCTGATCGATCCGATGTCGGAACAGATCGCCTTGGGAGGCAAGCGGGCACAGCGCGCGGCGCTGCCGGATTATTGTCAACGTGCCCGCTGGATCGCGGACGCGGGCGTTGCCGGTCACGCCGATAGCTGGCTGAGCACGATCAAGGAGGCGGCCGGGCGCAGAGAGGCAGACCGCGAGTATCTGGGGCCTGGCGACTGGAAGCGGCTGAACAAATCTATGAGCGCGCTGCCCCGCAAGGCGGCGTTCATCCCGACGCCTGATTTCTCGAAGGTCGCCTCGTCGCGAAAGGCGCTCCGCGCATTTGTCGCCGACACCGAGCGCGCCGGATCGCGGCTGGTGTTCGTTGCGGCGGTCGAGGACGACCTGCGCGCGATCGAGCGCATGAGCGGGATCAAGGCGGAGCGCGTCGCCGATTGGGACGAGGCGGCGAAGGGGCGGGGCGGCGAGGCGGCGCTGCTGGCCGACTTCGACACCGGCTTCATCGGTTCGGGCCGCAAGCCGCTCGTCGTCGTCACGGCGACCGACGTGCTCGGCAGCCGGGCGCATCATCCGCAGCCGATGGCCAGAGCCTGGAGCGCGGCCTTCGATCATCCCGACGTGCCGGAGCGCGGCGCGGTCGTCGTCCATCTGCAGCGCGGGCTGGCCGTGCTCGATGGCTTGCAAACCCTCGACATGGGTAAGGGATCGTCCCGCGAGATGGTAAGGCTGGCATTTGCCGGGGATGATGCCGTGCTCGCTCCGCCCGCCGATCTTGCGTTGATCTGGCCGTATGCGGCGGAGCGCGGCAAGCTGACATTGGACAGGGCGGACGGAAGCACGTGGTGGGCGCGGCGGACCAAAGCGGAGCAGGAAATTCAACTTGCCGCCAAGGCGCTCGCCAAGCACATCGCGCAGCGGCGGCGCCGGCGCGCGCCCAGGCTGGTGGCTCCCGGTCCCGCATACGAGCGGTTCGTCGCGCGCTTTCCCTATTTCACGACGGTCGACCAGGCCAAGGCGATCCGGGACGTGCTGGATGATCTTGCGTCGGGTCATCCGATGGACCGGGTGGTGTGCGGCGACGTCGGATTCGGCAAGACCGAGGTTGCCTTGCGCGCGGCGGCGGCCGTTGCCCTGTCGGGCAAGCAGGTTGCCGTCGTCGTGCCGACGACCGTTCTGGCAAGGCAGCACGTCGCAACGTTCCGCAAGCGGTTTGCTCCGTTCGGCATCGAAGTCGGCAGCCTGTCGCGCGCGACGTCGGCTGCGGAGATGAAGCGGACGAAGGAAGCTCTGCGAAGCGGAAAGATGAAGGTCGTGGTCGGTACGCAGGCGATCGCCTCGAAGGACGTGAAATTCGCCAAGCTGAGCCTGGTCATCGTCGACGAGGAGCAGCACTTCGGAGCGGCGGAGAAGGCGAAGCTTTCGGGCCTGGCGAAGGGCGTCCATACGCTTTGGATGAGTGCCACGCCGATCCCGCGCACGCTTGCGGCGGGTCTTGCCGGATTCAGGGAGCTGAGCGTGATCGCAACCCCGCCGGTGCATCGGCTTCCGGTCGTGACCAAGATCGCGCCGCTTTCGGACGCCGCCATTGCCGCTGCGCTGCTGCGCGAGCAGCGGCGTCACGGACAGAGCTTCCTGATCTGCCCGCGCATCCAGGATCTGGATCCGCTGCTGGCGCGCGTGCAGACGGTGGCCCCGGAGCTCCGCATCGTCTGCCTGCACGGCAAGCTGCCCGCCGATGAGCTCGACGACCGCATGATGAGCTTCGTCGAAGGCGGGGCCGACGTGCTGCTGGCGACCAATATCGTGGAAAGCGGTCTCGACATTCCCCGCGCGAACACCATCGTGGTCTGCTGGCCGGAAAAGTTCGGTCTGGCACAGCTTCACCAGCTCAGAGGGCGGGTGGGGCGCGGTGGCACGCGCGCCTTCGCGTACATGCTGACGGAATCGAGCTCGGAGCAATCCGGCAAGCGCTTGGCCGTTCTCGAGGAGTTCAGCAGACCGGGCGCCGGTTTCGCGATCAGCGAGCGCGATCTGGACCTCAGAGGTGCCGGAGATCTGCTTTCCGAGCGGCAATCGGGACACGTGCAGGTTTTCGGGCCGGTGCTCTATAGCCACCTTCTGAAACAGGCATCGGAGAAGACCAACGACCGGGCTGCGGATCTTTGGGTGCCGGATCTCAACCTGCCACTCGCGGATCTGCTGCCCAGGAGTTACGTGCAATCGGAATCCATGCGCCTTGAAATCTATGGCCGCGTCGCGAGGTGCCGGAGCGAAGACGATCTGGAAGATCTGGAGGAAGAGACCTCTCGCCGCTTCGGCAGGCTGCCGTCGGCGGCTCAGGATTTCTTCGCGGCGGCGAGGCTCAGGATCGATTGCAAGCGGCGAGGTATCGTGAGGCTCGACGTCGGGCCGGAAGCCGTCGCAGCTACATTCCTCCCGGGGAGGCTTCCGAAATCCAGAGCACGATCGCTCCAACGCGACGGCGATCGCGTCTTCTACTCAGACAACACCGACGAACCGCCGTTCGAGCGGATCAATGATCTGCTCGACATTCTGGACGAGTGA
- a CDS encoding helix-turn-helix domain-containing protein yields METPGVLLCSVSGSSHKSAIFLHDVIFCSLMLTRPPMDRLAPMTVAQQIIRLIRERPGLTERQIAERIFGEEGSIQRVNPTCRKLVAAGWLERHGRGWAADPFTYHAAKPDL; encoded by the coding sequence GTGGAAACGCCGGGGGTTTTGCTTTGTTCAGTCAGCGGCAGCTCTCACAAGAGCGCCATCTTTTTGCACGATGTCATATTCTGTTCATTAATGCTTACCCGCCCACCGATGGATCGTTTGGCACCGATGACGGTAGCTCAACAAATAATTCGGCTCATTCGCGAGCGACCAGGTCTTACCGAACGCCAGATTGCCGAGCGCATCTTCGGCGAGGAAGGCTCCATACAGCGCGTCAATCCAACGTGCCGAAAGTTGGTGGCAGCGGGCTGGCTGGAGCGGCACGGTCGAGGATGGGCGGCGGACCCGTTCACGTATCACGCAGCAAAGCCCGATCTCTGA
- a CDS encoding SDR family NAD(P)-dependent oxidoreductase encodes MNDRSGHGPTAVEGSVLIAGVGASNGLGAAIARRFAAGGYPVAIAGRNAEKLAATAAELAASGAKVAHVVGDASTAADVARFVEAAGKLAPLAMAVHNAGSNRPAPFLKVSEQRFEEHWREHALGGFQLAQAAIPALLARGGGTLVFTGASGSLRGKANYAPFASAKAALRALAQSVAREFGPQGIHVGHVVVDGGIEGDRLLSLRPQLKDDRGPDGLLNIAAIADAYWVLHHQHRSAWTLELDLRPWAEQF; translated from the coding sequence ATGAACGACCGATCCGGCCACGGGCCGACCGCTGTAGAGGGAAGCGTGCTGATCGCCGGCGTCGGCGCCTCCAACGGCCTTGGCGCTGCGATCGCGCGCCGCTTTGCGGCCGGCGGTTACCCCGTGGCGATCGCCGGGCGCAACGCCGAGAAGCTCGCCGCAACGGCGGCCGAACTCGCGGCAAGCGGCGCCAAGGTCGCCCATGTCGTCGGCGATGCCTCCACCGCCGCGGATGTCGCCCGCTTCGTCGAGGCCGCCGGGAAGCTCGCGCCGCTGGCGATGGCCGTGCACAATGCCGGCTCCAACCGGCCCGCACCGTTTCTCAAGGTCAGCGAGCAGCGCTTCGAGGAGCACTGGCGCGAACATGCGCTCGGCGGCTTCCAACTCGCGCAGGCTGCGATCCCTGCCCTGCTGGCGCGTGGCGGCGGCACGCTGGTGTTCACCGGCGCCAGCGGCTCGCTGCGCGGCAAGGCCAACTACGCGCCGTTCGCCTCTGCCAAGGCGGCGCTGCGCGCGCTGGCGCAGAGCGTGGCGCGGGAATTCGGGCCGCAAGGCATCCATGTCGGCCATGTCGTGGTCGACGGTGGCATCGAGGGCGATCGCCTGCTGAGCCTGCGCCCGCAACTGAAGGATGACCGCGGGCCGGATGGACTGCTCAACATCGCGGCGATCGCGGACGCCTATTGGGTGCTGCATCACCAGCATCGCAGTGCATGGACGCTGGAGCTCGACCTGCGGCCATGGGCGGAACAGTTCTGA
- a CDS encoding division plane positioning ATPase MipZ, with the protein MHVAIALIKAGQRVATIDLDNKQKSLTHYVDNRRDWARETSLELGAPTHMCFETVSGRGSEVETLGRSALAEIVERLSRSHDFVVIDCPGHDTYLTTFTHSLANTLITPLNDSFVDFDVLGTVDPNDFKVTGISHYSKMVEEARRQRSANDQPAFEWVVLRNRLSTLGSRNKRLVGEALSELSKTLNFRLVDGLAERVIFREFYPRGLTAVDDVNRLALGGRPTMSHVTAWLEMERLMTAIMLGHLVARPPETSDAGRDAA; encoded by the coding sequence ATGCACGTCGCCATCGCGCTGATCAAGGCGGGTCAGCGGGTCGCCACCATCGATCTCGACAACAAGCAGAAGTCGCTGACGCACTACGTCGATAACCGGCGGGACTGGGCGCGGGAGACCTCGCTCGAGCTCGGCGCCCCCACGCATATGTGCTTCGAGACGGTGAGCGGCAGGGGCAGCGAGGTCGAGACGCTCGGCCGCAGCGCGCTTGCCGAGATCGTCGAGCGGCTCAGCCGGTCGCACGATTTCGTCGTCATCGACTGCCCCGGCCACGACACCTATCTGACGACGTTCACGCATTCGCTGGCGAACACGCTGATTACGCCGCTGAACGACAGCTTCGTCGACTTCGACGTGCTCGGCACGGTCGATCCAAACGACTTCAAGGTGACCGGCATCAGCCACTATTCGAAGATGGTGGAGGAGGCGCGGCGCCAGCGCAGCGCGAACGATCAGCCGGCATTCGAATGGGTGGTGCTGCGCAATCGCCTCTCCACGCTCGGTTCGCGCAACAAGCGGCTGGTCGGCGAGGCGCTGAGCGAATTGTCGAAAACGCTGAATTTCCGCCTGGTCGATGGCCTGGCCGAGCGGGTGATCTTCCGCGAATTCTATCCGCGCGGATTGACTGCGGTCGATGACGTCAATCGGCTGGCGCTCGGTGGCCGGCCGACCATGTCGCACGTCACCGCGTGGCTGGAGATGGAGCGGCTGATGACCGCGATCATGCTCGGCCATCTGGTGGCGCGCCCGCCGGAGACATCCGACGCCGGCCGCGACGCGGCGTAA
- a CDS encoding glutathione S-transferase family protein yields MSQPTPILHHFDQSPFSEKIRVIFGFKKLAWTSVRISRIMPRPDLMPMTGGYRRTPTMQIGADIYCDTQIIIRELERRYPTPTLFPAGNAGMPWALGMWSDRLFFQNTVNLVFGFIGDKVPQEFIADREKLRGAKFDVAAMTAALPQMRDQFRANIDWIEAQLADGRSWLSGEFSLADVNAYMNVWYARQSLAPMDQIMKHFPRVAAWEERIRAIGHGTRTEMSSADALEIAAKAQPESPVFGDPADPNGRKPGDIVSVMPDDYGKVPVRGEIVSLSAQHIAIRRSDERTGEVVVHFPRAGFLVSPG; encoded by the coding sequence ATGTCGCAGCCCACGCCGATCCTGCATCATTTCGATCAGTCGCCGTTCTCCGAGAAGATCCGCGTCATCTTCGGATTCAAGAAGCTGGCCTGGACCTCGGTGCGGATTTCCCGGATCATGCCGCGGCCGGATTTGATGCCAATGACCGGCGGCTATCGCCGCACGCCCACGATGCAGATCGGTGCCGACATCTATTGCGACACCCAGATCATCATCCGCGAGCTGGAGCGGCGCTATCCGACGCCGACGCTGTTTCCCGCCGGCAATGCCGGGATGCCCTGGGCGCTCGGCATGTGGAGCGACCGGCTGTTTTTCCAGAACACCGTGAACCTCGTGTTCGGCTTCATCGGCGACAAGGTCCCGCAAGAATTCATCGCGGATCGCGAGAAGCTGCGCGGCGCCAAGTTCGACGTCGCCGCCATGACCGCAGCGCTGCCGCAGATGCGCGACCAGTTCCGCGCCAACATCGACTGGATCGAGGCGCAACTCGCCGACGGCCGATCGTGGCTGTCCGGCGAGTTCAGCCTCGCCGACGTCAACGCCTACATGAACGTGTGGTACGCACGGCAGAGCCTCGCCCCGATGGACCAGATCATGAAGCACTTCCCACGCGTTGCGGCATGGGAAGAGCGCATCCGCGCCATCGGCCACGGCACGCGCACCGAGATGTCGTCGGCCGACGCGCTCGAGATCGCGGCGAAGGCGCAGCCGGAGTCGCCCGTTTTCGGCGACCCCGCGGATCCGAACGGCCGCAAGCCCGGCGATATCGTCAGCGTGATGCCGGATGATTACGGCAAGGTCCCGGTCCGCGGTGAGATCGTCTCGCTGTCGGCACAGCACATCGCGATTCGCCGGTCAGACGAACGGACAGGCGAGGTGGTGGTGCATTTCCCGCGGGCCGGCTTCCTGGTCAGCCCGGGCTGA
- a CDS encoding porin, whose product MKMVKSLILGSAAALVAVGGAQAADLPVKAKAVEYVKICSLYGPGFYYIPGTDTCIKLGGYLRADVVVNSNSDHTGNTSGAGGANNRFTNGYTWRSREDLNIDTRTATEYGVVRTFFDATFSWTSDTYAGQGNGATVYSPIGTTQAPNNANSGAVAGGTVGVYYAFIQFAGFTMGKAVSQFSAPWANYPGNNFDGLVGGGGTITGVNQFTYTAQFGNGVSLSLSAQDQTAYYQAGVNNILAGGAYGTSDYAGTIAPDLVAMLRVDQAWGLFQASFAAHDNHAAYYGGTELTGHPDDKWGWAGQLALSIKNIPTGPGDTINVQGVYTNGATRYNIQDLAGSAGANTIYGGTGLPGAYQSIGIGVAPDSVFGAIGGVNTGQQLVTTWGFRGAYVHNWSPYWNTSIYGAYAGITYNDTAKTLLCGIGGVGGSVRTTLNALGGAITTCNPDYNIAQIGTQTQWTPVKNLTFTADLTYTHLDQKYAGTVSAPSAAIGKPAALYELKDQNTVTLLLRAQRNW is encoded by the coding sequence ATGAAGATGGTTAAGAGCCTTATCCTCGGCTCGGCGGCGGCACTCGTCGCGGTCGGCGGAGCTCAGGCGGCCGATCTTCCCGTCAAGGCCAAAGCGGTCGAGTACGTGAAGATTTGCTCCCTGTATGGTCCCGGTTTCTATTACATCCCGGGCACCGATACCTGTATCAAGCTGGGCGGTTACCTGCGCGCTGACGTCGTCGTGAACTCGAACTCGGATCACACCGGCAACACCTCGGGTGCCGGCGGTGCGAACAACCGGTTCACCAACGGCTACACCTGGCGCTCTCGTGAAGACCTGAACATCGATACGCGCACGGCGACCGAGTACGGCGTCGTTCGTACGTTCTTCGATGCGACGTTCTCGTGGACGTCGGACACCTACGCCGGCCAGGGTAACGGCGCGACCGTTTACTCGCCGATCGGCACGACTCAGGCTCCGAACAACGCGAACTCCGGTGCGGTTGCTGGCGGTACGGTCGGCGTCTACTACGCCTTCATCCAGTTCGCCGGCTTCACCATGGGTAAGGCGGTCTCGCAGTTCTCGGCTCCGTGGGCCAACTATCCGGGCAACAACTTCGACGGTCTCGTCGGCGGCGGCGGTACGATCACTGGTGTGAACCAGTTCACCTACACCGCGCAGTTCGGCAACGGCGTGTCGCTGTCTCTGTCGGCTCAGGACCAGACGGCCTACTATCAGGCTGGCGTGAACAACATCCTCGCAGGCGGCGCGTACGGCACCAGCGACTACGCTGGCACGATCGCTCCGGACCTCGTCGCGATGCTGCGCGTCGACCAGGCTTGGGGTCTGTTCCAGGCGTCGTTCGCGGCGCATGACAACCACGCGGCCTACTACGGCGGCACTGAGTTGACCGGTCATCCGGACGACAAGTGGGGCTGGGCTGGTCAGTTGGCCTTGTCGATCAAGAACATCCCGACCGGACCTGGCGACACCATCAACGTCCAGGGCGTCTACACCAACGGTGCGACGCGCTACAACATCCAGGACCTCGCTGGTTCGGCTGGTGCCAACACCATTTATGGTGGAACCGGTCTGCCCGGCGCGTACCAGAGCATTGGTATCGGCGTTGCTCCTGACAGCGTGTTCGGTGCCATCGGCGGCGTGAACACTGGGCAGCAGCTCGTCACGACCTGGGGTTTCCGCGGTGCATACGTGCACAACTGGAGCCCCTACTGGAACACCTCGATCTACGGTGCTTATGCCGGCATCACCTACAACGATACGGCTAAGACCCTCCTCTGCGGCATCGGTGGCGTGGGCGGCTCGGTTCGTACCACCCTCAATGCTCTGGGCGGCGCGATCACCACCTGCAACCCCGACTACAACATCGCGCAGATTGGTACCCAGACCCAGTGGACCCCGGTCAAGAACCTGACCTTCACGGCAGACCTGACCTACACCCATCTGGATCAGAAGTATGCTGGTACGGTCTCGGCGCCCAGCGCCGCCATCGGCAAGCCTGCCGCTCTCTACGAGCTGAAGGACCAGAATACTGTGACCCTGCTGCTTCGCGCTCAGCGCAACTGGTAA
- a CDS encoding TetR/AcrR family transcriptional regulator, whose amino-acid sequence MGHSQADKARSRERILNEAATQIRDKGLDALSIGSLMQQVKLTHGGFYGHFASRSELIAAALQQALNSGEASAHAARDPDKPVSVNALVRSYLSRAHRDSPKSGCAIGALISDVGRADARCRAVMEPHIESFIAKVVETLGDDDDSSAIVAVSAMVGALAISRVIIDPKRSDAILRTVRDAIVAMASDE is encoded by the coding sequence ATGGGCCATTCCCAGGCCGACAAGGCCAGGAGCCGTGAGCGCATACTGAACGAGGCGGCGACGCAGATCCGCGACAAGGGGCTGGATGCGCTCAGCATCGGCAGCCTGATGCAGCAGGTGAAGCTGACCCATGGCGGCTTCTATGGGCACTTTGCCTCGCGTTCCGAGCTGATCGCCGCGGCGCTGCAACAGGCGCTGAATTCGGGCGAAGCGTCGGCGCACGCAGCGCGCGATCCCGACAAGCCGGTCAGCGTCAACGCCCTGGTACGAAGCTATCTCAGCCGCGCCCATCGCGACTCGCCGAAATCGGGCTGCGCGATCGGCGCGCTGATCTCGGATGTCGGCCGTGCCGATGCGCGGTGCCGCGCGGTGATGGAACCGCACATCGAATCCTTCATCGCCAAGGTCGTCGAGACGCTCGGCGACGATGACGACAGCAGCGCGATCGTCGCAGTGAGCGCGATGGTCGGCGCGCTCGCGATCTCGCGCGTCATCATCGATCCGAAGCGGTCCGACGCCATTCTGCGCACGGTGCGCGATGCCATCGTCGCGATGGCGTCCGACGAATGA
- a CDS encoding LLM class flavin-dependent oxidoreductase produces the protein MTTSLEFGLDTFGDVTKDAAGAPLSHAQVIRNVVDEAVLADQLGIDFIGLGEHHRADFAISSPETVLAAIAARTQNIRLGSAVTVLSSDDPIRVFQRFATVDAVSNGRAEVILGRGSFTESFPLFGFDLKQYNELFEEKLDLFTELLKQEPVNWEGKLRPPLKSQSVYPPVEHGRLKTWIGVGGSPESVVRAAHYDLPLMLAIIGGDPKRFAPYVDLHQRAYQQFGRTPKPIGVHSPGYVAETDAQAREELWPDYKLMRDRIGKERGWPPMGRDEFVAEAEHGSLYVGAPETVARKIASTVKALGAARFQLKYSAGPMPHEKLMKSIELYGRKVVPMVRDMLAA, from the coding sequence ATGACGACCTCTCTCGAATTCGGGCTCGACACGTTCGGCGATGTCACCAAGGACGCCGCCGGCGCGCCGCTGTCGCACGCCCAGGTGATCCGCAACGTCGTCGACGAGGCGGTGCTGGCCGATCAGCTCGGGATCGATTTCATCGGGCTCGGCGAGCACCACCGGGCCGACTTCGCGATCTCCTCGCCCGAGACCGTGCTGGCGGCCATCGCCGCGCGCACCCAGAACATCCGGCTCGGCTCGGCGGTGACCGTGCTGAGCTCGGACGATCCGATCCGCGTCTTCCAGCGCTTCGCCACCGTCGACGCGGTCTCGAACGGCCGCGCCGAGGTGATCCTCGGCCGCGGCTCCTTCACCGAGTCGTTCCCGCTGTTCGGCTTCGACCTCAAGCAATACAACGAGCTGTTCGAGGAGAAGCTCGATCTGTTCACCGAGCTCCTGAAACAGGAGCCGGTGAACTGGGAAGGCAAGCTGCGGCCGCCGCTCAAGAGCCAATCGGTCTATCCGCCGGTCGAGCACGGCCGGTTGAAGACCTGGATCGGCGTCGGCGGCAGCCCCGAATCGGTGGTTCGCGCGGCGCATTACGATCTGCCGCTGATGCTCGCCATCATCGGCGGCGATCCCAAGCGCTTCGCACCCTATGTCGATCTGCACCAGCGCGCCTACCAGCAGTTCGGCCGGACGCCGAAGCCGATCGGCGTTCATTCGCCGGGCTACGTCGCCGAGACCGACGCGCAGGCGCGCGAGGAGCTGTGGCCGGACTACAAGCTGATGCGTGACCGGATCGGCAAGGAGCGCGGCTGGCCGCCGATGGGCCGCGACGAGTTCGTGGCCGAGGCCGAGCACGGTTCGCTCTATGTCGGCGCCCCCGAAACCGTCGCCCGCAAGATCGCGTCGACCGTCAAGGCGCTCGGCGCTGCGCGCTTCCAGCTGAAATATTCGGCCGGTCCGATGCCGCACGAGAAGCTGATGAAAAGCATCGAGCTCTATGGCCGTAAGGTGGTGCCGATGGTGCGCGACATGCTCGCCGCCTGA
- a CDS encoding sugar phosphate isomerase/epimerase translates to MAQQLRVLQSLWAMERRLADEAEWPLQTQLAMIRDAGFDGAGVRFIDPAFAREVTSFLRAHGMIWQAQCYPKSVDDLKPVLDLVAQLGADHVNLQPDVRPRRLAGCIPLLEGWRRLANEAGVAVHVETHRDRMTTDLFFMLDLLDCFPDLRLTADLSHYLVGREFAWPVDDVNHAMIHRILDHAWGIHGRIASREQVQISSGFPQHQGWVSLFTDWWDYGIRSWRKRAGRDATLTFLCELGPPPYAITGADGRELSDRWQDALAMKDMIRALWDRIVNAPDGGPQR, encoded by the coding sequence GTGGCGCAGCAGCTGCGGGTCCTGCAGTCGCTCTGGGCGATGGAGCGACGGCTGGCCGACGAGGCCGAATGGCCGCTGCAAACCCAGCTCGCGATGATCCGCGATGCCGGGTTTGACGGCGCCGGTGTGCGTTTCATCGATCCCGCCTTTGCGCGCGAGGTGACGAGCTTCCTCCGCGCCCATGGCATGATCTGGCAGGCGCAATGCTATCCGAAGAGCGTCGACGACCTGAAGCCGGTGCTCGATCTGGTCGCGCAGCTCGGCGCCGACCACGTCAATTTGCAGCCGGACGTTCGGCCGCGCCGGCTCGCCGGTTGCATTCCCCTGCTCGAAGGCTGGCGAAGGCTCGCCAACGAGGCCGGCGTCGCCGTGCATGTCGAGACCCATCGCGACCGCATGACGACCGACCTGTTCTTCATGCTCGATCTGCTCGACTGCTTTCCCGATCTGCGGCTGACCGCCGATCTCTCGCATTATCTGGTCGGCCGCGAATTCGCCTGGCCGGTCGACGACGTCAACCACGCGATGATCCACCGCATCCTCGACCATGCCTGGGGTATCCACGGCCGCATCGCGAGCCGCGAGCAGGTGCAGATCTCGTCCGGCTTTCCGCAGCACCAGGGCTGGGTGTCGCTGTTCACAGACTGGTGGGACTACGGCATCCGTTCCTGGCGCAAGCGCGCCGGGCGTGACGCGACCCTCACCTTCCTGTGCGAACTCGGTCCCCCGCCTTATGCCATCACCGGAGCCGACGGCAGGGAATTGTCCGACCGCTGGCAGGACGCGCTGGCCATGAAGGACATGATCCGCGCGCTGTGGGATCGCATCGTGAACGCGCCAGACGGCGGGCCACAGCGTTGA
- a CDS encoding crotonase/enoyl-CoA hydratase family protein — MSGSASEGRVRHERHDHILKIIIDNPAKKNAFSPEMMAELSDALTLLDNDDGLWVGVLCAAGGSFTAGLDMPKFFGPTASRKPLPEGNVDPFGLSKRCRKPIITAVQGIVFTVGIEMMLAGDIVIAADDSRFCQMEAKRGIAPLAGAHFRYISRAGWGDAMYHLLLCDEFTAAEAHRIGLVQEVVPAGQQIERAMALAEIIARNAPLGIQVTKEAGRKFIEAGEQAAIAIIPQIRERVLNTADAAEGIKSFVERRAAVFQGR; from the coding sequence ATGTCCGGCAGCGCGAGCGAAGGGCGGGTCCGCCACGAGCGGCATGACCACATCCTGAAGATCATCATCGACAATCCCGCGAAGAAGAACGCCTTCAGTCCGGAGATGATGGCCGAGCTGTCCGACGCGCTGACGCTGCTCGACAATGATGACGGCCTCTGGGTCGGCGTGCTGTGCGCCGCCGGCGGCAGTTTCACCGCCGGGCTCGACATGCCGAAATTCTTCGGCCCGACCGCGAGCCGCAAGCCGCTGCCGGAAGGCAATGTCGATCCCTTTGGATTGTCGAAGCGGTGCCGGAAGCCGATCATCACCGCGGTGCAGGGCATCGTGTTCACCGTCGGCATCGAGATGATGCTGGCCGGCGATATCGTCATTGCCGCGGACGACAGCCGGTTCTGCCAGATGGAGGCCAAGCGCGGCATCGCGCCGCTGGCCGGCGCGCACTTCCGCTACATCAGCCGAGCCGGGTGGGGCGATGCGATGTATCACCTCCTGCTGTGCGACGAGTTCACTGCCGCGGAAGCGCATCGGATCGGCCTCGTGCAGGAAGTCGTGCCGGCCGGTCAGCAGATCGAGCGCGCAATGGCGCTTGCCGAGATCATCGCGCGCAATGCGCCGCTCGGAATCCAGGTGACGAAGGAGGCGGGCCGCAAGTTCATCGAAGCCGGCGAGCAGGCGGCGATTGCGATCATTCCGCAGATCCGCGAGCGCGTGCTCAACACGGCTGACGCGGCCGAGGGCATCAAGTCGTTCGTGGAGCGCCGCGCCGCGGTGTTCCAGGGACGCTAA